A stretch of the Corylus avellana chromosome ca6, CavTom2PMs-1.0 genome encodes the following:
- the LOC132184172 gene encoding bidirectional sugar transporter SWEET1, which yields MDFAHFLFGIFGNATALFLFLAPIITFKRIIWHKSTEQFSGIPYVMTMLNCLLSAWYGLPFVSPNNMLVSTINGTGAGIEFIYVVLFIIYAPKKEKGKILGLLTFVLAVFAAVALVSLFALHGKGRKLFCGFAATIFSIIMYASPLSIMRIVVRTKSVEFMPFFLSLFVFLCGTSWFVFGLLGHDPFVAVPNGFGCGLGAVQLILYFIYRNNKGGSKKPTPEPEESVEMGLPKPHNNQEKQSNGNGVQHGHD from the exons ATGGATTTTGCGCATTTCTTGTTCGGAATCTTTG GAAACGCTACTGCTCTGTTCCTCTTCTTGGCCCCAAT AATTACTTTTAAGAGGATCATATGGCACAAGTCCACAGAGCAGTTTTCGGGCATTCCATACGTGATGACCATGCTCAATTGCCTCCTTTCAGCTTG GTATGGCCTTCCCTTTGTGTCTCCTAACAACATGTTAGTGTCAACAATCAATGGCACCGGTGCAGGAATCGAGTTCATATACGTGGTGCTCTTCATCATATATGCACCCAAGAAAGAGAAGGGTAAGATTTTGGGACTCCTGACGTTTGTGCTGGCCGTGTTTGCGGCGGTGGCCTTGGTTTCCCTCTTTGCCCTGCATGGCAAGGGCAGGAAGCTCTTCTGTGGCTTTGCTGCTACCATATTCTCCATCATCATGTATGCCTCACCTCTATCAATTATG AGGATCGTGGTTAGAACTAAGAGTGTGGAATTCATGCCATTTTTCCTGTCGCTGTTTGTGTTCTTGTGTGGCACTTCCTGGTTTGTCTTTGGTCTGCTTGGCCATGACCCTTTTGTTGCT GTGCCCAATGGGTTCGGGTGCGGGCTGGGGGCCGTGCAACTGATACTGTACTTCATCTACCGTAACAACAAGGGAGGGAGCAAGAAACCTACTCCAGAACCAGAAGAATCTGTGGAGATGGGGCTTCCAAAACCTCATAATAACCAAGAGAAGCAATCAAACGGAAATGGAGTTCAGCATGGGCACGACTAG